In Zingiber officinale cultivar Zhangliang chromosome 11B, Zo_v1.1, whole genome shotgun sequence, a single window of DNA contains:
- the LOC122033595 gene encoding small polypeptide DEVIL 4-like, with the protein MAGGGAKMGSQGRVISSSRRKSGRGGGGGLSRVLREQKARLYIIRRCVVMLLCWHD; encoded by the coding sequence ATGGCCGGCGGCGGCGCGAAGATGGGAAGCCAAGGAAGAGTAATATCGTCCAGTAGAAGGAAAtctggaagaggaggaggaggagggctcAGCAGAGTGCTGAGGGAGCAGAAGGCGAGGCTCTACATCATCAGGAGATGCGTGGTCATGCTACTGTGCTGGCATGACTAG
- the LOC122033587 gene encoding 5'-deoxynucleotidase HDDC2-like, which produces MAVRSPVPFRIPPCSRPFLRFGASRSHTLRFLEPSKQSLPSRLLIAARATVFPGGSNLDFNGDPPSSASPAAASSIIDFLTLCHRLKTTKRKGWIKHGIDHPESIADHMYRMALMSLVAGEIPGVDRERCIKIAIVHDIAEAIVGDITPSDGIPKAEKSRREQEALDEMCRILGGGLMADEIQELWQEYENNSSTEASLVKDFDKVEMILQALEYETEHGKILDEFFISTAGKFQTDVGKSWAAEVVSRRTKRLHDLA; this is translated from the exons ATGGCTGTGCGATCGCCGGTGCCCTTCCGCATCCCGCCATGCAGCCGTCCCTTCCTTCGGTTCGGTGCTTCCAGGTCGCACACGCTTCGATTTCTCGAGCCCTCGAAGCAGTCCCTCCCATCCAGACTTCTCATCGCCGCCCGTGCCACCGTCTTTCCGGGAGGCTCTAATTTGGATTTCAACGGAGATCCCCCGAGCTCGGCTTCCCCTGCGGCGGCCTCCTcgattattgacttccttacccTCTGCCACCGACTTAAG ACTACAAAAAGAAAAGGATGGATCAAACATGGTATTGATCATCCAGAGTCTATTGCTGATCACATGTATCGGATGGCATTAATGTCATTAGTTGCTGGTGAAATCCCTGGTGTTGATCGGGAGAG GTGCATTAAGATTGCAATAGTTCACGATATTGCAGAAG CTATTGTTGGTGATATCACACCTTCAGATGGCATTCCAAAGGCAGAAAAGAGTAGACGTGAACAAGAAGCTTTGGATGAAATGTGCAGAATTCTCGGTGGAGGATTAATGG CTGATGAAATTCAGGAACTTTGGCAGGAGTATGAGAATAATTCTTCTACTGAAGCTAGTCTTGTGAAGGATTTTGACAAA GTAGAAATGATTCTTCAGGCTTTGGAATATGAAACAG AACATGGGAAGATCTTGGACGAGTTCTTTATTTCAACTGCAG GAAAATTTCAGACTGATGTTGGGAAGAGTTGGGCTGCTGAAGTGGTATCGAGAAGAACCAAGAGACTACATGATCTAGCTTAA